One window of Neisseria subflava genomic DNA carries:
- the ribA gene encoding GTP cyclohydrolase II: MSNALKFVASCRLPTEWGEFTMHGFEEESGQEHVALTMGNVSDGLPVLSRIHSECLTGDALFSVKCDCGPQLQAAMQAIQKEGRGVIVYLRQEGRGIGLINKIRAYRLQDQGLDTVEANVALGLPVDARDFTLAKQIYDYLHIREVRLLTNNPEKIQTLKDSGINVVERIALHVGENVENERYLHTKADKLGHLIFD; encoded by the coding sequence ATGAGTAACGCGTTGAAGTTTGTCGCGTCATGCCGTTTGCCTACGGAATGGGGCGAATTTACCATGCACGGTTTTGAAGAAGAGAGTGGTCAGGAGCATGTCGCATTGACGATGGGCAATGTTTCAGACGGCCTGCCTGTGTTGTCGCGTATTCATTCCGAGTGCTTAACCGGCGATGCTTTATTTTCGGTAAAATGTGATTGCGGTCCTCAGCTTCAAGCAGCGATGCAAGCCATTCAGAAAGAAGGGCGTGGCGTTATCGTATATTTGCGCCAAGAAGGCAGGGGCATTGGTTTGATAAACAAAATCCGTGCTTATCGTCTGCAAGATCAGGGCTTGGATACGGTTGAAGCCAATGTAGCGCTCGGCCTTCCTGTTGATGCGCGCGACTTCACTTTAGCCAAGCAGATTTATGATTATCTGCATATTCGTGAGGTCAGATTGTTGACCAATAATCCTGAAAAAATCCAAACGTTGAAAGATTCCGGTATTAATGTGGTCGAACGGATTGCATTGCATGTCGGCGAAAATGTGGAAAATGAGCGTTATCTGCATACTAAAGCGGATAAATTGGGACATTTGATTTTCGATTGA
- the parE gene encoding DNA topoisomerase IV subunit B — MAKNNQYSESSITVLKGLEPVKERPGMYTRTDSPTHICQEVIDNAADEALGGFATEIDVQIHEDGSLSVRDNGRGIPVGLHPEEGVPVVELVFTRLHAGGKFNKKDGGSAYAFSGGLHGVGVSVTNALSTRLEVTVKREGKVHRIVFSGGDVIEPLTEVGKCAVKDSGTEVRVWPDGKYFESPNYSIPELERLLRAKAVLLPGVRVSLTRPVKGEDEAYTQTWHYPDGLKSYLTDLIADAQEAVPIFSCENYISDGHNGDFSIGEGAAFALTWLEEGSCANESYVNLIPTPLGGTHEAGLKQAVFNAVNNFINLHNLLPRGVKIQSDDVFGKTAFVLSARVLDPQFQGQTKDKLTNRDALKLVAAVSGDPLELWLNQNVDFGKKIAELAIRQAQARMRSVKKIEKKKGSGVAVLPGKLTDCESEDIRENELFLVEGDSAGGSAKLARDKATQAILPLRGKVLNSFEVHPDQLFGNAEIHDISVAIGVDPHGINDNPDLSGLRYGKIAILSDADVDGSHIQVLLLTLFYRHFPKLVDDGHIYVAQPPLFRVDVNAQGKSKPARKFYALDQNELDSILERLQKEGVKETAYSISRFKGLGEMNPDQLKDTTMHPDTRRLLQVQIPEGADDETRDIFVKLMGKGEAAARRAWMEKEGDTAELDI, encoded by the coding sequence ATGGCTAAAAACAATCAATACAGCGAATCCAGCATTACCGTCCTCAAAGGCTTGGAGCCGGTCAAAGAACGTCCCGGCATGTACACCCGTACCGACAGCCCGACCCATATCTGTCAGGAAGTGATTGATAACGCGGCGGACGAGGCGTTGGGTGGTTTCGCTACTGAAATTGACGTACAAATTCATGAAGACGGTTCGCTTTCCGTCCGTGATAACGGCCGCGGCATTCCCGTCGGCCTGCACCCCGAAGAAGGCGTACCCGTAGTCGAACTCGTGTTTACCCGTCTGCACGCAGGCGGCAAGTTCAACAAAAAAGACGGCGGCAGCGCCTATGCCTTTTCAGGTGGTCTGCACGGTGTCGGCGTATCTGTTACTAACGCCCTTTCCACCCGCCTTGAAGTAACGGTCAAACGCGAAGGCAAAGTCCACCGCATCGTCTTTTCCGGTGGCGACGTCATTGAGCCATTGACTGAAGTGGGCAAATGCGCCGTCAAAGACAGCGGCACCGAAGTGCGCGTATGGCCGGACGGCAAATATTTTGAAAGTCCGAATTACAGCATTCCCGAACTCGAACGCCTGCTGCGCGCCAAAGCCGTCTTATTGCCAGGTGTACGCGTTTCCCTAACCCGTCCGGTTAAAGGCGAAGACGAAGCATACACCCAAACTTGGCACTACCCGGACGGCCTGAAAAGCTATCTGACCGACCTGATTGCCGATGCGCAAGAAGCTGTGCCTATCTTCTCTTGCGAAAACTACATTTCAGACGGCCACAACGGCGATTTCAGTATCGGCGAAGGTGCTGCGTTTGCCCTGACTTGGCTGGAAGAAGGCTCGTGTGCCAACGAAAGCTATGTCAACCTCATTCCCACCCCGCTAGGCGGCACGCACGAAGCAGGCTTGAAACAAGCCGTGTTCAACGCCGTCAACAATTTCATCAATCTGCACAACCTCCTACCGCGCGGCGTAAAAATACAAAGCGACGACGTGTTCGGCAAAACCGCCTTCGTCCTCTCCGCCCGTGTCCTCGACCCGCAGTTCCAAGGTCAGACCAAAGACAAACTGACCAACCGCGACGCGTTGAAACTCGTTGCCGCCGTATCGGGCGACCCTTTGGAATTGTGGCTGAACCAAAACGTGGACTTCGGCAAAAAAATCGCCGAACTCGCCATCCGTCAGGCACAGGCGCGGATGCGTTCGGTTAAGAAAATCGAAAAGAAAAAAGGCAGCGGCGTCGCCGTCCTGCCCGGCAAACTGACCGACTGCGAAAGCGAAGACATCCGCGAAAACGAACTCTTCCTCGTTGAAGGCGATTCCGCCGGCGGCTCCGCCAAACTCGCCCGCGACAAAGCCACGCAGGCCATCCTGCCCCTGCGTGGCAAAGTGCTCAACAGCTTCGAAGTCCACCCCGACCAGCTTTTCGGCAACGCCGAAATCCACGACATTTCCGTCGCCATCGGCGTCGATCCGCACGGCATCAACGACAATCCCGATTTAAGCGGCCTGCGCTACGGCAAAATCGCCATCTTGTCCGATGCCGACGTGGACGGCTCTCATATTCAAGTTTTGCTGCTGACCCTGTTCTACCGCCACTTCCCGAAACTGGTCGACGACGGACACATCTACGTCGCCCAGCCGCCGCTGTTCCGCGTCGATGTCAACGCACAAGGCAAAAGCAAACCTGCCCGCAAATTCTACGCCCTCGACCAAAACGAACTCGACAGCATTTTGGAGCGATTACAAAAAGAAGGTGTTAAAGAAACTGCTTATTCCATCAGCCGTTTCAAAGGCTTGGGCGAGATGAACCCCGACCAGCTCAAAGACACCACCATGCACCCCGACACCCGCCGCCTGTTGCAGGTACAAATCCCCGAAGGCGCGGATGACGAAACACGCGACATCTTCGTCAAACTGATGGGCAAAGGCGAAGCCGCCGCCCGCCGCGCATGGATGGAAAAAGAGGGCGATACGGCAGAATTGGATATCTAA
- a CDS encoding RNA pyrophosphohydrolase, giving the protein MKGDTVLDREGYRPNVGIILINERNEVFWGKRVREHSWQFPQGGIKPGESPETAMYRELYEEVGLLPQHIKIVGRTRDWLRYDVPSHWVRREWRGSYRGQKQIWYLLRLVGRDSDVNLRACHHPEFDGWRWHQYWAPVDEVIDFKRGVYLDALTELSRFLRGIESYEDFIRRNPIENL; this is encoded by the coding sequence ATGAAGGGCGACACCGTGTTAGACAGAGAAGGCTATCGCCCCAATGTCGGTATTATCCTGATTAACGAGCGTAACGAAGTCTTTTGGGGCAAACGCGTACGCGAACATTCATGGCAGTTTCCGCAAGGCGGCATCAAGCCGGGCGAAAGCCCTGAGACCGCCATGTACCGCGAATTGTACGAAGAAGTCGGCCTGTTGCCGCAACACATCAAAATCGTTGGCCGTACGCGCGACTGGTTGCGTTATGACGTTCCCAGCCACTGGGTGCGCCGCGAATGGCGCGGTTCGTATCGCGGACAAAAACAGATTTGGTATCTTTTGCGTTTGGTCGGCCGCGACAGCGACGTCAACCTCCGCGCCTGCCATCATCCTGAATTTGACGGCTGGCGCTGGCACCAATACTGGGCTCCGGTTGACGAAGTCATCGATTTCAAGCGCGGCGTGTATTTGGATGCATTGACCGAACTCTCCCGTTTCTTGCGCGGCATAGAAAGCTATGAAGACTTTATCCGGCGCAATCCAATAGAAAACCTATAA
- a CDS encoding polyamine ABC transporter substrate-binding protein codes for MKKSLMAAAILSLVLTACSGGQGTAAESSASQTSSSQTDKLNIYNWSDYVDPATLSAFEKNTNINVRYDYYDSNEALEAKLLTGKSGYDLVAPSIANVGRQIKAGAYQKIDKSQIPNYANIDPDLLKMMETVDPGNEYAVPYFWGINTLAINKQQVQKALGTDKLPENEWDLVFNPEYTQKLKSCGISYFDSAIEQIPLALHYLGKDPNSENPDDIKAAVDMMKKVRPDIKRFTSSGYIDDMAAGNLCVSVGYGGDLNIAKTRAKEAGNGVEVEVLAPKSGVGIWVDSLMIPRDAQNVANAHKYINHTLNPETAAKNGNYVTYAPASRPARDLMDEKYTSDESIFPSKELMEKSFIVSPKSTDASKLSVRLWQALKAGR; via the coding sequence ATGAAAAAATCTTTGATGGCGGCGGCAATCTTGAGCCTCGTCTTGACTGCGTGTAGCGGCGGACAAGGAACCGCCGCAGAATCTTCCGCATCTCAAACTTCCTCTTCCCAAACCGATAAACTCAATATCTACAACTGGTCGGATTATGTCGATCCTGCCACGTTGTCTGCGTTTGAAAAAAATACGAATATCAACGTCCGCTACGATTACTACGATAGCAACGAAGCGCTGGAAGCCAAGCTGCTGACCGGCAAGTCGGGTTATGACCTGGTTGCGCCTTCTATTGCCAATGTCGGTCGTCAGATTAAAGCCGGCGCGTATCAAAAAATCGACAAATCGCAAATTCCCAATTACGCCAATATCGATCCCGATTTGTTGAAAATGATGGAAACCGTCGATCCGGGCAACGAATATGCCGTCCCTTATTTCTGGGGCATCAATACGCTGGCGATCAACAAACAGCAGGTTCAAAAGGCTTTGGGTACGGATAAGCTGCCTGAAAACGAATGGGATTTGGTGTTTAACCCTGAATACACCCAAAAATTGAAATCCTGCGGCATCAGCTATTTCGACAGCGCCATCGAGCAGATTCCTTTGGCTTTGCATTATTTGGGCAAAGATCCGAACAGCGAAAACCCTGACGACATCAAAGCCGCCGTCGATATGATGAAAAAAGTGCGTCCCGACATCAAACGCTTTACCTCGTCGGGCTATATCGACGATATGGCTGCCGGTAATCTTTGTGTATCGGTAGGCTACGGCGGCGACCTCAATATTGCCAAAACCCGTGCCAAAGAAGCCGGAAACGGCGTCGAAGTCGAAGTATTGGCGCCGAAAAGCGGCGTCGGTATTTGGGTGGATTCGCTGATGATTCCGCGTGATGCGCAAAATGTGGCCAATGCACACAAATACATCAATCACACGCTCAATCCGGAAACAGCGGCCAAAAACGGCAACTATGTGACTTATGCTCCGGCCAGCCGTCCGGCGCGTGATTTGATGGATGAAAAATATACCTCTGACGAATCGATTTTCCCAAGTAAAGAATTGATGGAAAAAAGTTTCATTGTCTCTCCCAAATCAACCGATGCGAGCAAACTCAGCGTTCGCCTGTGGCAGGCTTTAAAAGCAGGGCGATAA
- a CDS encoding ACT domain-containing protein, with protein MNNSVITVIGKDRVGIVYDVSKILAENQINILNISQQLMDDFFTMIILVDTSKCTKSRQEVLDLFAEESKKLALDIRMQNEEIFQAMHRI; from the coding sequence ATGAACAATTCAGTCATCACCGTCATCGGTAAAGACCGTGTGGGCATTGTGTACGACGTTTCCAAAATTTTAGCGGAAAACCAAATCAATATTCTCAACATCAGCCAACAGCTGATGGATGATTTTTTTACCATGATTATTTTGGTGGATACTTCAAAATGCACCAAATCGCGTCAAGAGGTTTTGGATTTGTTTGCGGAAGAGAGCAAAAAACTTGCGCTTGATATCCGTATGCAAAACGAAGAAATTTTCCAAGCCATGCACCGTATTTAA
- a CDS encoding PFL family protein, with protein MSIQSGEILETVKMVADQNFDVRTITIGIDLHDCISSDINVLNQNIYNKITTVGKDLVATAKYLSAKYGVPIVNQRISVTPIAQIAAATHADSYVSVAQTLDKAAKAIGVSFIGGFSALVQKGMSPSDEVLIRSIPEAMKTTDIVCSSINIGSTRAGINMDAVKLAGETIKRTAEITPEGFGCAKIVVFCNAVEDNPFMAGAFHGSGEADAVINVGVSGPGVVKAALENSDATTLTEVAEVVKKTAFKITRVGELIGREASKMLNIPFGILDLSLAPTPAVGDSVARILEEMGLSVCGTHGTTAALALLNDAVKKGGMMASSAVGGLSGAFIPVSEDEGMIAAAEAGVLTLDKLEAMTAVCSVGLDMIAVPGDTPAHTISGIIADEAAIGMINSKTTAVRIIPVTGKTVGDSVEFGGLLGYAPVMPVKEGSCEVFVNRGGRIPAPVQSMKN; from the coding sequence ATGAGTATTCAATCCGGCGAGATTTTAGAAACCGTCAAAATGGTGGCCGACCAGAATTTTGACGTGCGCACCATTACCATCGGCATTGATTTGCACGACTGCATCAGCAGCGATATCAATGTATTGAACCAAAACATTTACAACAAAATTACCACAGTCGGCAAAGACTTGGTGGCAACGGCAAAATATCTGTCTGCCAAATACGGTGTACCGATTGTGAATCAGCGCATTTCCGTTACGCCGATTGCCCAAATCGCCGCGGCCACCCATGCTGATTCTTACGTCAGCGTGGCGCAAACTTTGGATAAGGCTGCCAAAGCGATAGGCGTGTCTTTTATTGGCGGCTTTTCCGCGTTGGTGCAAAAAGGTATGTCGCCTTCGGATGAGGTGTTGATTCGTTCCATTCCCGAAGCGATGAAGACTACCGATATCGTGTGCAGCTCCATCAATATCGGCAGCACGCGTGCCGGTATCAATATGGATGCAGTTAAGCTGGCAGGCGAAACCATCAAACGCACGGCTGAAATCACGCCCGAAGGTTTCGGCTGCGCCAAAATCGTCGTGTTCTGCAATGCAGTGGAAGACAACCCATTTATGGCGGGCGCGTTTCACGGTTCGGGCGAAGCGGATGCCGTTATCAATGTCGGCGTTTCCGGCCCGGGTGTCGTAAAAGCCGCGTTGGAAAATTCAGATGCAACGACGTTGACCGAAGTTGCGGAAGTAGTGAAGAAAACTGCTTTCAAAATTACCCGCGTGGGCGAACTTATCGGCCGCGAAGCCTCAAAAATGCTGAATATCCCGTTTGGTATTCTCGATTTATCGTTGGCACCAACCCCCGCCGTCGGCGACTCGGTGGCACGCATTCTTGAAGAGATGGGTTTGAGCGTCTGCGGTACGCACGGTACGACAGCGGCATTGGCCTTGCTGAATGATGCCGTGAAAAAAGGCGGCATGATGGCTTCCAGTGCGGTCGGCGGTTTGAGCGGTGCGTTTATCCCTGTTTCGGAAGACGAGGGCATGATTGCGGCTGCTGAAGCCGGTGTGCTGACACTGGACAAACTCGAAGCCATGACCGCTGTCTGCTCCGTTGGTTTGGACATGATTGCCGTTCCCGGCGATACGCCTGCTCATACCATTTCCGGCATCATTGCTGACGAAGCCGCCATCGGCATGATCAACAGCAAAACCACTGCCGTGCGCATTATTCCGGTAACCGGCAAAACCGTCGGCGACAGCGTCGAGTTCGGCGGCTTGTTGGGCTACGCGCCTGTTATGCCGGTCAAAGAAGGTTCGTGCGAAGTGTTCGTCAACCGAGGCGGCAGAATCCCGGCTCCGGTTCAATCGATGAAAAACTGA
- a CDS encoding DUF4410 domain-containing protein, translating to MKKLLTLTALAFALSACSTTSTVDFGQKEKSYHSYTIRDLSQDHIPSETRALFIQYLNNELTALGYTVGDDLDININIENFNEGNRALRYWVGFGAGKATSKIVTTLVDKESGKIVGNIQTDGMLAMGVFGGNSKDVLKRSAKDIAKKIAESGILKKGK from the coding sequence ATGAAAAAACTACTCACACTAACGGCATTAGCCTTTGCTTTATCTGCTTGTTCAACAACCAGCACTGTTGATTTCGGACAAAAAGAAAAAAGCTACCATAGCTACACTATTCGTGATCTTTCTCAAGATCATATCCCATCCGAAACACGCGCACTTTTTATCCAATACTTGAACAATGAATTAACCGCTCTCGGTTATACCGTAGGTGACGACTTAGATATTAATATCAATATCGAAAACTTTAATGAAGGAAACCGTGCTCTGCGTTATTGGGTGGGCTTTGGCGCAGGCAAAGCAACGTCAAAAATCGTTACAACACTGGTTGATAAAGAAAGCGGAAAAATTGTCGGTAATATTCAAACTGACGGTATGTTGGCAATGGGAGTATTTGGAGGAAATAGCAAAGATGTTCTGAAAAGATCAGCTAAAGACATTGCCAAAAAAATTGCAGAATCCGGTATTTTGAAAAAAGGGAAATAA
- a CDS encoding helicase HerA-like domain-containing protein, with protein sequence MTTFQIARADGKTLEIQGKMANRHGLIAGATGTGKTVTLRRMAEAFSSEGVPVFLVDVKGDLSGIAQAGANSGKVGERIAEFGLGEQWLQNFPVRFWDVYGETGIPVRVTVSEMGPMLLARLMNLNDTQEGLLNLVFKVADDRGWHILDLKDLRSMLKHVSDHASEYRTQYGNVSAASIGAIQRQLLTLENEGAEKFFGEPSLNLQDWMQTDNGKGIINILNSEKLMRSPRMYSAFLLWMLAELFETLPEVGDLDKPKFVMFFDEAHLMFDNAANALVEQIEQVVRLIRSKGVGVYFVTQNPLDLPDTILGQLGNRVQHALRAFTPRDQKAVKAAAETFRSNPNIKVAEAIAELGVGEALVSFLDEKGMPEPVERALILPPQSSLTPLAAEERNRLFQKDDLYPTYKDMVDNYSAFEALTEADSQAAAEKEAAAAAKEQEKAQKTAEKEAANADPGILGGLIGGLSGGRKKSGQGLGYNVADAIGSQINRQVTNAISRSVMGIIKNMFK encoded by the coding sequence ATGACTACATTTCAAATTGCGCGTGCCGACGGGAAAACGCTCGAAATCCAAGGCAAAATGGCCAACCGCCACGGCTTGATCGCCGGCGCGACCGGTACGGGTAAAACCGTTACCCTGCGCCGCATGGCGGAAGCCTTCAGCAGCGAAGGCGTCCCTGTATTCTTGGTCGATGTCAAAGGCGATTTGTCGGGCATCGCGCAGGCCGGTGCAAACAGCGGCAAAGTGGGCGAACGCATCGCCGAGTTTGGTTTGGGCGAACAATGGCTGCAAAATTTCCCCGTGCGCTTTTGGGATGTTTACGGCGAAACCGGTATTCCCGTACGCGTAACCGTTTCAGAAATGGGCCCTATGCTTTTGGCGCGCCTGATGAATCTGAACGACACGCAAGAAGGTCTGCTCAACCTCGTGTTCAAAGTTGCTGATGACAGAGGCTGGCACATTCTGGACTTGAAAGACCTGCGCAGCATGTTGAAACACGTTTCCGACCATGCTTCGGAATACCGCACGCAATACGGCAACGTTTCTGCCGCCAGTATCGGCGCGATTCAACGCCAACTGCTGACTTTGGAAAACGAAGGTGCAGAAAAATTCTTCGGCGAACCTTCCCTCAATCTGCAAGACTGGATGCAAACCGACAACGGCAAAGGCATCATCAACATCCTTAATTCCGAAAAACTGATGCGCTCGCCGCGTATGTACAGCGCGTTTTTGCTGTGGATGCTGGCAGAGTTGTTTGAAACCCTGCCCGAAGTCGGCGACTTGGACAAACCAAAATTCGTGATGTTCTTCGACGAAGCACATTTAATGTTCGACAATGCCGCCAATGCGTTGGTCGAACAAATCGAACAAGTCGTGCGCCTGATCCGTTCCAAAGGCGTGGGCGTATATTTTGTTACCCAAAACCCGCTCGACTTGCCCGATACCATTCTCGGCCAACTGGGTAACCGCGTACAACACGCCCTGCGTGCCTTTACACCGCGCGACCAAAAAGCAGTCAAAGCCGCTGCCGAAACCTTCCGTAGCAACCCCAACATCAAAGTTGCCGAAGCGATTGCCGAACTCGGCGTCGGCGAAGCCCTCGTTTCCTTCCTTGATGAAAAAGGTATGCCCGAGCCGGTAGAACGCGCCCTCATCCTGCCGCCGCAATCTTCCTTGACCCCGCTTGCCGCAGAAGAGCGCAACCGCCTGTTCCAAAAAGACGATTTGTATCCAACCTACAAAGACATGGTGGACAACTACTCCGCTTTTGAAGCACTGACAGAAGCAGACAGCCAAGCAGCCGCTGAGAAAGAAGCAGCTGCTGCGGCAAAAGAGCAGGAAAAAGCACAAAAAACCGCAGAAAAAGAAGCTGCCAATGCCGATCCCGGCATTCTCGGCGGACTGATCGGCGGCTTGAGCGGCGGACGTAAAAAATCCGGCCAAGGTTTGGGCTACAACGTTGCCGACGCCATCGGCAGCCAAATCAACCGCCAAGTTACCAACGCCATTTCTCGCAGCGTAATGGGCATTATTAAAAATATGTTTAAATAA
- a CDS encoding multidrug effflux MFS transporter has product MTAQQAPLGEKTMAVLMAMLVALMPFSVDAYLPAIPEMAKSLGSDIHRIEQSLSFFMFGVAFGQVVGGSISDIKGRKPVALVGLSIYFAAVIGLTMVNNVEQLLNLRAVQAFGAGMTVVISGAMVRDYYSGRKAAQMFALIGIILMIVPLMAPMIGAGLQNLGGWRMIFGFLACYSLLLWGLMWYFLPKPHQKGKISMDVFGVVAGRFKRVLRTRAAMGYLFFQAFSFGSMFAFLTESSFVYQHLYHVSPNQYAWIFALNIITMMSFNRVTAWRLKTGTHPQNILKWGIIVQFAANLLMTVLILSLSLPPLWALVLCVMFSVGTQGLVGANTQACFMSYFSAEGGSANAVLGVFQSLIGASVGMATTWLHNGSALVMAGMMLSSTVCGIVLLWICSHQAWMENDKKEYV; this is encoded by the coding sequence ATGACTGCACAACAAGCCCCTTTGGGCGAAAAAACCATGGCCGTGCTGATGGCGATGTTGGTCGCGCTGATGCCGTTTTCTGTCGATGCCTATCTGCCTGCGATTCCCGAAATGGCGAAGTCGCTGGGTTCGGACATTCACCGCATCGAGCAAAGCCTGAGCTTTTTTATGTTTGGTGTGGCGTTTGGTCAGGTGGTCGGCGGTTCGATTTCGGATATTAAAGGCCGCAAACCTGTCGCCTTGGTGGGCTTGAGCATTTACTTCGCCGCCGTTATCGGTTTGACGATGGTGAATAATGTCGAGCAGCTGCTGAACTTGCGTGCCGTGCAGGCGTTTGGCGCGGGGATGACCGTGGTGATTTCCGGCGCGATGGTGCGTGATTATTATTCCGGACGCAAAGCCGCGCAGATGTTTGCCTTAATCGGCATCATTCTGATGATTGTGCCGCTGATGGCACCGATGATTGGTGCAGGCTTGCAGAATTTGGGCGGCTGGCGCATGATTTTCGGCTTTCTGGCCTGCTATTCGCTGCTGCTTTGGGGTTTGATGTGGTATTTCCTGCCCAAGCCGCATCAAAAAGGCAAAATCAGCATGGACGTGTTCGGTGTGGTGGCAGGCAGGTTTAAACGCGTTTTGAGAACGCGTGCCGCGATGGGCTATTTGTTTTTTCAAGCTTTCAGTTTTGGTTCGATGTTTGCCTTTTTGACCGAATCGTCGTTTGTGTACCAACACCTGTATCATGTTTCACCAAACCAATATGCTTGGATATTTGCGCTCAATATCATTACCATGATGTCGTTTAACCGCGTTACCGCATGGCGTTTGAAAACCGGTACGCATCCGCAAAACATCCTCAAATGGGGCATTATCGTCCAATTTGCCGCCAATCTGCTGATGACGGTTTTGATATTGTCGCTGTCTCTGCCGCCTTTGTGGGCTTTGGTGCTGTGCGTGATGTTTTCAGTCGGTACGCAAGGTTTGGTCGGAGCGAACACTCAGGCCTGTTTTATGAGCTATTTCAGTGCAGAGGGCGGCAGTGCAAATGCCGTTTTAGGCGTGTTCCAATCCCTTATCGGCGCATCGGTCGGCATGGCAACGACTTGGCTGCACAATGGTTCCGCCTTGGTGATGGCCGGTATGATGTTGAGCTCGACCGTGTGCGGTATCGTGCTGTTGTGGATTTGCTCGCATCAGGCTTGGATGGAAAACGATAAAAAAGAATATGTTTAA
- the murI gene encoding glutamate racemase produces the protein MSTSKQRPIGVFDSGVGGLTNVRALMERLPMENIIYFGDTARVPYGTKSRATIETFAMQIVDFLLENDVKALVIACNTIAAVAGQKIRQKAGNMPVLDVISAGAEAALQTTKNNRIGIIATNTTVNSNAYARAIHSKNNDTLVRTQAAPLLVPLVEEGWLDHEVTRLTVREYLKPLLADDIDTLVLGCTHFPLLKPLIGREAQNVTLVDSAITTAEATAKALAQAGLLNTENDNPDYRFYVSDIPLRFRTIGERFLGRSMEQIEMVTLG, from the coding sequence ATGAGTACCAGCAAACAACGCCCCATCGGCGTATTCGATTCCGGCGTCGGCGGCTTGACCAACGTCCGCGCCCTGATGGAACGCCTGCCGATGGAAAACATCATCTATTTCGGCGATACCGCACGCGTTCCCTACGGCACCAAATCCCGCGCTACCATCGAAACTTTCGCCATGCAGATTGTCGATTTCCTGCTGGAAAACGATGTCAAAGCACTCGTCATCGCGTGCAACACCATCGCCGCCGTTGCCGGACAAAAAATCCGCCAAAAAGCAGGCAATATGCCCGTATTGGACGTTATCTCAGCCGGTGCGGAAGCCGCTTTGCAAACCACCAAAAACAACCGAATCGGCATTATCGCGACCAATACCACCGTCAACAGCAATGCCTACGCGCGCGCTATCCATTCGAAAAACAACGACACGCTGGTGCGCACACAAGCCGCGCCCCTGCTTGTGCCATTGGTAGAAGAGGGCTGGCTCGATCACGAAGTCACCCGCCTGACCGTGCGTGAATACCTGAAGCCGCTCTTGGCCGACGACATCGACACGCTGGTGTTGGGTTGTACCCATTTCCCACTGCTCAAACCGCTTATCGGCCGCGAAGCGCAAAACGTCACCTTGGTCGATTCCGCCATCACCACCGCCGAAGCCACCGCCAAAGCCTTAGCGCAAGCAGGTTTGCTGAATACAGAAAACGACAACCCGGATTACCGCTTCTACGTCAGCGACATCCCACTGCGTTTCCGCACCATAGGCGAACGCTTTTTGGGTAGAAGTATGGAACAGATTGAGATGGTAACATTGGGTTGA
- the pgmB gene encoding beta-phosphoglucomutase, translating into MTFTAVLFDLDGVITDTAEYHYRAWKKLAEELGISIDRKFNEQLKGVSRDDSLKRILAHGGKTVSEAEFAELTRRKNNNYVEMIQAVKPEDVYPGILPLLEALKVNGKKIALASASKNGPFLLERMGLTHFFDAIADPAAVAHSKPAPDIFLAAAEGVGTDIRHCIGIEDAAAGIAAIKAAGALPIGVGKAEDLGSDIELVSGTAELTYAYLQNVWEQSGR; encoded by the coding sequence ATGACTTTTACCGCAGTGCTCTTTGACCTCGACGGCGTCATCACCGACACCGCCGAATACCACTACCGCGCATGGAAAAAGCTCGCCGAAGAACTGGGCATCAGTATTGACCGCAAGTTTAACGAGCAGCTCAAAGGCGTGTCGCGCGACGATTCGCTCAAACGCATCCTCGCACACGGCGGCAAAACCGTCAGCGAAGCCGAGTTCGCCGAACTGACCCGCCGTAAAAACAACAACTACGTCGAGATGATTCAGGCAGTCAAACCCGAAGACGTGTATCCCGGCATTTTGCCCCTGCTGGAAGCATTGAAAGTAAACGGCAAAAAAATCGCCCTCGCGTCCGCCAGTAAAAACGGCCCCTTCCTGCTAGAACGCATGGGACTGACCCACTTCTTCGACGCCATTGCCGACCCTGCCGCCGTCGCGCATTCCAAACCCGCCCCCGACATCTTCCTCGCCGCAGCCGAGGGCGTGGGCACGGACATCCGCCACTGCATCGGTATCGAAGACGCCGCCGCCGGCATCGCCGCCATCAAAGCCGCCGGTGCCTTGCCCATCGGCGTGGGCAAAGCCGAAGACTTGGGCAGCGACATCGAGCTGGTCTCCGGCACCGCCGAGCTGACCTACGCCTACTTGCAAAACGTGTGGGAACAGTCGGGCAGATAA